A single Xiphias gladius isolate SHS-SW01 ecotype Sanya breed wild chromosome 18, ASM1685928v1, whole genome shotgun sequence DNA region contains:
- the LOC120803380 gene encoding Ig-like V-type domain-containing protein FAM187A, producing MEHKIERLSATVGKRKIVEAKVPSVFSVISTCLLVFLLCPEAWSYEAPEDKQDVFARRACPAFLTLTNAAYLAGVTVELPCHCKPQQVQSVVWFFRKHLGSSKETRALTDHHGNKLLDTSQVPHSGELRSRFSIRLFSLLIFRAGPHDSGIYICGSARKDFFYGYDLDIQEARTLSLTPRLTPENISKKLKERKRLSSAQPLYRVFTSYRPWSVCDRCGLPGEQVRVGLCYVHSNFLHVRYRRANQTVASCGSGAVPRSFGRLKQSRTGAKLEVKSCQVTCPAAAPPSSKLLALMAFLGYSSASLPVEVPVFYLNHPADQVLTLGCPGALPNLAVAWDRGSEPIYRTEHSAGSNISATPLRLLIDTGHHLVFKPTKSQDSGVYYCWLQGRRAAEIRLLVYVHLGRGQSVTSHPDFPAAVQTVLKSYATMTAVFCLLVFGRAAVRHLRDAAEAHVD from the exons ATGGAACACAAGATCGAAAGGCTAAGTGCTACTGTTGGGAAGCGGAAG ATTGTAGAGGCAAAAGTACCCTCCGTGTTTTCTGTCATATCCACCTG cctcctcgtcttcctcctgTGTCCTGAGGCGTGGAGCTATGAGGCTCCTGAGGATAAGCAGGACGTGTTTGCAAGAAGAGCCTGTCCTGCTTTTCTGACCTTGACCAACGCGGCCTACCTGGCTGGAGTCACTGTGGAGCTGCCCTGCCACTGCAAACCGCAACAG gtcCAATCAGTCGTGTGGTTCTTCAGGAAACATCTGGGCAGCTCCAAAGAGACCAGAGCCCTGACCgatcaccatggcaacaagcTGCTGGACACCAGTCAGGTCCCTCACAGCGGCGAACTGCGGAGTCGATTCTCCATCCGTCTCTTCAGTCTGTTGATCTTCAGGGCGGGGCCCCACGACTCCGGCATCTACATCTGCGGCTCTGCCCGCAAAGACTTCTTCTACGGTTACGACCTGGACATCCAGGAGGCACGCACGCTCAGCCTCACTCCGAG GCTCACTCCGGAAAATATAAGCAAGaaactgaaggagagaaaacGACTCAGCTCTGCTCAGCCACTGTATCGAGTCTTCACCAGCTACCGACCCTGGTCGGTGTGCGATCGCTGTGGACTACCGGGGGAACAGGTCCGTGTGGGACTCTGCTACGTCCACTCAAACTTCCTCCATGTACGATACAGACGGGCCAATCAAACAGTTGCTTCATGCGGCTCAGGCGCGGTGCCAAGGTCTTTTGGCCGTCTGAAGCAAAGCAGAACTGGAGCCAAGTTGGAGGTCAAAAGCTGTCAGGTGACTTGCCCAGCTGCAGCTCCGCCCTCCTCCAAACTCCTTGCTCTGATGGCATTTCTCGGGTACAG TTCTGCCTCACTGCCAGTGGAGGTACCAGTATTCTACTTGAACCACCCAGCGGACCAGGTCCTGACCCTGGGTTGCCCCGGTGCGCTGCCTAACTTGGCCGTGGCCTGGGACCGAGGATCTGAACCCATTTACCGAACTGAGCACTCAGCGGGTAGTAACATCAGCGCCACGCCCCTCAGGCTGCTGATAGACACCGGACACCACCTGGTGTTTAAACCGACAAAAAGTCAGGATTCAG GTGTCTACTACTGCTGGCTGCAGGGTCGCCGGGCTGCTGAGATACGTCTGCTAGTCTACGTCCATCTGGGGCGGGGCCAGTCAGTGACATCACATCCTGACTTCCCAGCGGCTGTCCAGACTGTGTTAAAATCGTACGCCACCATGACGGCCGTGTTTTGCCTGCTGGTGTTTGGCAGAGCCGCGGTCAGACACCTCAGAGACGCCGCAGAAGCACATGTGGATTAA